A window of the Nibribacter ruber genome harbors these coding sequences:
- a CDS encoding DUF4293 domain-containing protein, which translates to MIQRIQSVFLLLIVIAMVGMFFVPIWAKTNPANGVEYVLDAYQLGPETATEGATSKSAIFIAILAGAAALIALYEIFQYKSRLTQMKLGLLNSVVLAALVGVVFYFSFYVGEDLVPTKEAGERLSGFYIPFVAMVMNALANRFIKRDEDLVRSMDRLR; encoded by the coding sequence ATGATACAAAGAATTCAAAGTGTGTTTCTGTTGCTTATTGTGATTGCCATGGTGGGTATGTTCTTCGTGCCTATCTGGGCGAAGACGAATCCGGCCAATGGCGTGGAATATGTATTGGACGCCTACCAATTAGGACCTGAAACCGCCACCGAGGGAGCCACTTCTAAGAGCGCCATTTTCATTGCTATTCTGGCTGGGGCCGCCGCCCTTATTGCTCTTTATGAAATCTTCCAATACAAGAGCCGCCTCACCCAAATGAAACTGGGTCTTTTAAACTCTGTGGTACTGGCTGCCTTAGTGGGCGTGGTATTCTACTTCTCTTTCTACGTGGGCGAAGACTTGGTTCCCACCAAAGAAGCAGGAGAGCGCCTGTCTGGCTTTTACATTCCCTTCGTGGCCATGGTTATGAATGCCCTCGCCAACCGCTTCATCAAACGCGATGAGGACTTGGTGCGGTCAATGGATAGATTGCGCTAA
- a CDS encoding acetyl-CoA C-acyltransferase — MAQDAYIIDIIRTPVGKFGGSLCSIRPDDLGAHVIKELMARNPDVNPKDIEDVIFGAANQAGEDNRNVARMSALLAGLPQEVGGVTVNRLCASGLQSIADASRAIKAGEGEVYIAGGVESMTRAPFVMAKSDSAWSRTPEIHDTTIGWRFVNPALSKLHHPYSMGETAENVAKQWNISREDQDKFAVQSQTRYQEAAKAGKFKDEIVPVAVPQKKGEALVFDTDEHPRLSPIEKLAELKPAFIKEGGSVTAGNASGINDGAAAALIVSGDYMRKHNLKPMARIVAAAVAGVDPAHMGIGPVPATRKVLERAGLEVKDLDLIELNEAFASQALACSKELGLDPEKVNVNGGSIAIGHPLGASGTRVSATLLHEMKRRPDAKYGLATMCIGVGQGLAVLYEKCE, encoded by the coding sequence ATGGCTCAAGACGCTTATATCATAGACATCATCCGGACGCCGGTAGGCAAATTTGGCGGTTCGTTGTGCAGCATCAGGCCAGACGACCTGGGTGCGCACGTCATCAAAGAGTTGATGGCCCGCAACCCAGACGTGAATCCCAAGGATATTGAAGACGTTATTTTCGGTGCGGCCAACCAAGCCGGCGAGGACAACCGCAACGTGGCCCGCATGTCGGCGTTGTTGGCGGGCCTGCCGCAAGAGGTGGGCGGCGTGACCGTAAACCGACTGTGCGCCTCAGGTTTACAGTCCATCGCAGACGCCAGCCGCGCTATCAAAGCTGGTGAAGGCGAAGTTTACATTGCCGGCGGCGTGGAGAGCATGACCCGCGCGCCGTTCGTGATGGCCAAATCAGACTCGGCCTGGAGCCGCACCCCTGAGATTCATGACACCACCATTGGCTGGCGCTTTGTGAATCCTGCCCTTTCCAAACTCCACCACCCGTACTCCATGGGCGAGACCGCCGAGAACGTGGCCAAGCAATGGAACATCTCCCGCGAAGACCAGGATAAATTTGCCGTACAGTCGCAGACCCGTTACCAGGAAGCCGCCAAGGCCGGCAAATTTAAGGATGAGATTGTGCCTGTGGCCGTGCCGCAGAAGAAAGGCGAGGCTTTGGTATTTGACACCGATGAGCACCCGCGCTTATCGCCCATTGAAAAGTTAGCCGAACTGAAGCCTGCCTTCATCAAAGAAGGTGGTTCTGTGACGGCTGGGAATGCCTCTGGGATCAATGACGGAGCCGCCGCGGCTTTAATTGTAAGTGGTGACTACATGCGCAAGCACAACCTCAAGCCTATGGCTAGGATTGTCGCCGCCGCTGTTGCCGGAGTAGACCCTGCGCACATGGGCATCGGTCCAGTACCGGCCACCCGCAAAGTGTTGGAGCGTGCTGGGCTGGAAGTAAAAGACCTGGATTTGATAGAACTGAATGAGGCCTTCGCCTCACAAGCGTTGGCTTGCTCAAAAGAATTAGGGCTGGACCCCGAGAAAGTGAACGTGAACGGAGGTTCCATTGCCATCGGGCATCCACTGGGTGCCAGCGGTACCCGAGTGAGCGCCACGCTTCTGCATGAAATGAAACGCCGTCCAGACGCCAAGTACGGTTTGGCTACCATGTGTATTGGTGTAGGCCAAGGCCTGGCGGTGCTATATGAAAAATGTGAATAG